One Chaetodon trifascialis isolate fChaTrf1 chromosome 13, fChaTrf1.hap1, whole genome shotgun sequence DNA segment encodes these proteins:
- the tp53bp2a gene encoding apoptosis-stimulating of p53 protein 2a isoform X1: MRYEAKMMPMFLTVYLSNNDQHFTEVPVTPETLCRDVVELCKEPGETDCHLSEMWRGSERAVGDGERMLDVLQRWGQHRAEVRFFLRHNRAPSRESGGSRGSEPKRNGVKGPPDRRMENGVATPRMDMTLAELQEMAARQQQQIEAQQQLLASKEQRLRYLKQQEQRQQQQASEQEKLQRLRENIENQETRLKKVRALKGQVEQKRLSNGKLVEEIEQMNNLFQQKQRELVMAASKVEELNRQLELLKNGKMDNFHDTQSSVAELDRLYKELQLRNKLNQEQNSKLQQQRDSLNKRNLEVASMDKRISELRDRLWKKKAALQQKENLPPQMPQHSELTHASNGYPGKERASKDTHLQLPSDGQAGQQSGPSRVAAVGPYIQSSTMPRGAVRHDLLVKPAYPDGTATLPAHDPQSKAGTEAMFLLKPLKELRAKRKGLQPSKLADWGSSGPESNTNGHGPASTLPRMTSQSNSNTEQDETELKRDRKVRPFSMFEPTEAPTTSLRKNQSSDDLVRDAQSAPKAPVKVPPPVPTKPKGPNVVPYSKQGLNTGTFPKAKPHSQQPQAAQGRSPVPPSQSQTLPLPSKQDTPPAATVRPFTPELPSSKDSSLTKPQTLAASSIYSMYTQQPGTAKPLQPGVQGALHRSQNRTNGFVSVYGKPVIPSGSSLHPENPYLDRRSPALECEVDHNGANSMGPSPPEGPQPETERIPRPLSPTKLLPFISNPYRHQSDGDLEALRKKLYNAPRPLKKRSSITEPEGPAGPNIQKLLYQKTTLAAMETTVTTPTTPTYTGEAEKAAEGSVVQHVPSPVSGAENHPSEPGQTLEGGQLPSHIPGAKVPVPAPTEQTKPPSATPESEHIIPPPPPSHPAPRPDEALFPPPPPAGLEDIMPNLPPPPPEGFLEEFPPYPPPPYPSGAEHDSLGEDTFNMKAPEVTGQVTLPPGKRTNLRKPGSERIDHSMRVKFNPLALLLDSSLEGEFDLVQRIIYEVEDPSQPNDEGITALHNAVCAGHTEIVKFLVQFGVNVNAADSDGWTPLHCAASCNNVQVCKFLVESGAAVFAMTYSDMQTAADKCEEMEEGYTQCSQFLYGVQEKMGIMNRGVVYGLWDYSSENPDELSFREGDCMTIIRREDEDEIEWWWARMADTEGYIPRNLLGLYPRIKPRQRTLA; this comes from the exons ATGTTCCTGACAGTATACCTCAGTAACAATGACCAGCATTTTACTGAGGTCCCCGTTACCCCAGAGACGCTGTGCCGGGATGTGGTGGAGTTGTGCAAGGAGCCGGGGGAGACGGACTGCCACCTGTCTGAGATGTGGCGTGGATCTG AGCGAGCCGTCGGTGACGGGGAGAGGAtgctggatgtgctgcagcGATGGGGACAACACAGGGCAGAGGTGCGCTTCTTCCTTCGTCACAATCGAGCTCCTAGCAGGGAATCAG GTGGGTCAAGAGGCTCAGAGCCGAAGAGGAATGGAGTAAAGGGTCCTCCAGACAGAAGAATGGAGAATGGG GTGGCGACACCCCGCATGGACATGACACTGGCTGAATTACAAGAGATGGCTGccagacaacagcagcaaatagAGGCTCAGCAACAGCTCCTTGCTTCCAAG GAGCAGCGGCTGCGCTACTTGAAGCAGCAGGAGCaacgtcagcagcagcaggcctcTGAGCAGGAGAAGCTGCAGCGCCTCCGAGAGAACATCGAGAACCAAGAAACTCGACTCAAGAAGGTCCGGGCCCTCAAGGGCCAGGTGGAGCAGAAGCGCCTCAGCAATGGCAAACTGG TGGAGGAAATAGAGCAGATGAACAACCTGttccagcagaagcagagagaacTAGTGATGGCTGCATCCAAGGTGGAGGAGCTCAACCGACAGCTGGAGTTGctcaaaaatggcaaaatggaCAACTTCCATGACACCCAGAGCTCTGTGGCTGAACTGGACCGCCTCTACAAGGAGCTACAG CTGAGGAACAAGCTCAACCAGGAACAGAACTCCAAGTTGCAGCAGCAAAGAGACAGCCTGAACAAGCGCAACCTGGAGGTGGCTTCCATGGACAAACGGATCAGTGAGCTCCGAGATCGGCTCTGGAAGAAGaaggcagcactgcagcagaagGAGAACTTGCCT CCTCAGATGCCCCAGCATTCAGAGCTCACCCATGCCAGC aaTGGCTATCCTGGTAAAGAGAGGGCTTCAAAAGACACTCATCTTCAG CTCCCCTCCGATGGCCAAGCCGGACAGCAGTCAGGTCCGTCTCGTGTGGCAGCGGTCGGCCCATACATCCAGTCGTCCACCATGCCCAGGGGCGCAGTGAGGCACGACCTGCTTGTAAAACCAGCCTACCCAGACGGCACTGCCACCCTTCCAGCCCACGACCCACAGAGCAAGGCCGGCACAG AAGCCATGTTCTTGCTTAAGCCTCTGAAAGAGCTGCGGGCTAAGAGAAAAG GCCTTCAACCATCCAAGCTGGCAGACTGGGGCTCTTCAGGTCCAGAATCCAACACCAATGGTCATGGTCCAGCCTCAACACTGCCACGAATGACCTCTCAATCCAACTCTAACACAGAACAAG ATGAGACTGAGCTGAAGAGGGACAGGAAGGTGCGTCCATTTTCCATGTTTGAGCCAACAGAGGCTCCCACCACCTCCCTACGTAAAAACCAGAGCAGTGATGACCTGGTCAGGGATGCTCAG TCTGCTCCCAAGGCTCCAGTCAAGGTGCCTCCTCCTGTCCCCACCAAACCGAAAGGCCCTAATGTTGTGCCCTACAGCAAACAAGGCCTCAACACAGGCACCTTTCCTAAGGCCAAGCCCCACAGCCAGCAGCCCCAGGCCGCCCAGGGCCGCAGCCCTGTCCCACCCTCACAGAGCCAGACACTCCCCCTGCCCTCTAAGCAGGACACTCCACCTGCAGCCACGGTACGGCCCTTCACCCCAGAGCTGCCCTCCTCCAAAGACTCCAGTCTGACTAAGCCCCAGACCTTAGCGGCCAGCTCCATTTACTCCATGTACACGCAGCAGCCTGGCACAGCGAAACCCCTCCAACCTGGTGTGCAGGGCGCTCTCCACAGGTCTCAGAACCGCACCAATGGATTTGTCAGTG TGTACGGTAAACCAGTGATCCCAAGTGGCAGCTCCCTACATCCAGAGAACCCTTACCTGGACCGCCGCTCCCCTGCCCTAGAATGTGAGGTAGACCACAATGGAGCCAACAGCATGGGTCCCAGCCCGCCTGAGGGCCCCCAACCAGAAACTGAGCGCATCCCCAGGCCCCTCAGCCCTACCAAGCTGCTTCCCTTCATTTCCAACCCCTATAGGCATCAAAGTGATGGTGACCTGGAAGCACTAAGAAAGAAGCTCTACAACGCTCCAAGGCCCCTGAAGAAACGCAGCTCGATCACTGAACCAGAGGGTCCAGCAGGGCCCAACATTCAGAAACTCCTCTACCAGAAGACTACACTAGCAGCTATGGAGACCACTGTGACTACACCAACCACTCCCACCTATACTGGTGAAGCAGAGAAAGCAGCGGAGGGATCTGTGGTGCAACATGTTCCAAGCCCCGTGAGCGGTGCTGAAAACCACCCATCAGAGCCAGGACAGACTCTGGAGGGAGGACAGCTCCCATCTCACATCCCAGGTGCTAAAGTCCCCGTCCCAGCTCCCACTGAACAGACCAAACCACCTTCAGCCACCCCGGAGAGTGAGCACATtatcccccctcctccaccatccCACCCAGCCCCCAGGCCAGATGAAGCTCTTTTCCCGCCACCACCCCCTGCTGGCTTGGAGGATATAATGCCCAACCTGCCCCCTCCGCCTCCAGAAGGCTTCCTGGAAGAGTTCCCCCCCTACCCGCCACCCCCATACCCCAGTGGAGCAGAGCATGACAGCTTGGGAGAGGACACCTTTAACATGAAGGCACCTGAGGTCACGGGCCAGGTCACTCTGCCACCG GGAAAGAGGACCAACTTGCGCAAACCTGGCTCTGAACGCATCGATCACAGCATGAGAGTGAAGTTCAACCCACTGGCTCTGCTGCTAGACTCGTCTCTGGAGGGAGAGTTTGACCTGGTCCAGAGAATCATCTATGAA GTGGAGGATCCCAGTCAGCCCAATGATGAAGGCATCACTGCTCTGCACAATGCTGTCTGTGCTGGACACACAGAGATTGTCAAGTTTTTGGTCCAGTTTGGCGTCAATGTCAACGCTGCTGACAGTGATGGCTG gacacctcttcactgtgctgcATCCTGCAACAATGTGCAAGTGTGCAAGTTCCTGGTGGAGTCTGGCGCAGCAGTGTTTGCTATGACTTACAGCGACATGCAAACGGCTGCTGATAAAtgtgaagagatggaggagggctATACCCAGTGCTCCCAGTTCCTTTATG GTGTGCAAGAGAAGATGGGCATCATGAACAGGGGTGTGGTCTACGGTCTTTGGGACTACAGCAGCGAAAACCCTGACGAGTTGTCCTTCCGCGAGGGAGACTGCATGACCATCATCCGCAGAGAAGACGAGGACGAGATTGAATGGTGGTGGGCACGCATGGCCGACACAGAGGGTTACATTCCCCGCAACCTCCTTGGG CTCTACCCGAGAATAAAGCCAAGACAGAGAACCCTGGCTTAA
- the tp53bp2a gene encoding apoptosis-stimulating of p53 protein 2a isoform X5: MRYEAKMMPMFLTVYLSNNDQHFTEVPVTPETLCRDVVELCKEPGETDCHLSEMWRGSERAVGDGERMLDVLQRWGQHRAEVRFFLRHNRAPSRESGGSRGSEPKRNGVKGPPDRRMENGVATPRMDMTLAELQEMAARQQQQIEAQQQLLASKEQRLRYLKQQEQRQQQQASEQEKLQRLRENIENQETRLKKVRALKGQVEQKRLSNGKLVEEIEQMNNLFQQKQRELVMAASKVEELNRQLELLKNGKMDNFHDTQSSVAELDRLYKELQLRNKLNQEQNSKLQQQRDSLNKRNLEVASMDKRISELRDRLWKKKAALQQKENLPNGYPGKERASKDTHLQLPSDGQAGQQSGPSRVAAVGPYIQSSTMPRGAVRHDLLVKPAYPDGTATLPAHDPQSKAGTGLQPSKLADWGSSGPESNTNGHGPASTLPRMTSQSNSNTEQDETELKRDRKVRPFSMFEPTEAPTTSLRKNQSSDDLVRDAQSAPKAPVKVPPPVPTKPKGPNVVPYSKQGLNTGTFPKAKPHSQQPQAAQGRSPVPPSQSQTLPLPSKQDTPPAATVRPFTPELPSSKDSSLTKPQTLAASSIYSMYTQQPGTAKPLQPGVQGALHRSQNRTNGFVSVYGKPVIPSGSSLHPENPYLDRRSPALECEVDHNGANSMGPSPPEGPQPETERIPRPLSPTKLLPFISNPYRHQSDGDLEALRKKLYNAPRPLKKRSSITEPEGPAGPNIQKLLYQKTTLAAMETTVTTPTTPTYTGEAEKAAEGSVVQHVPSPVSGAENHPSEPGQTLEGGQLPSHIPGAKVPVPAPTEQTKPPSATPESEHIIPPPPPSHPAPRPDEALFPPPPPAGLEDIMPNLPPPPPEGFLEEFPPYPPPPYPSGAEHDSLGEDTFNMKAPEVTGQVTLPPGKRTNLRKPGSERIDHSMRVKFNPLALLLDSSLEGEFDLVQRIIYEVEDPSQPNDEGITALHNAVCAGHTEIVKFLVQFGVNVNAADSDGWTPLHCAASCNNVQVCKFLVESGAAVFAMTYSDMQTAADKCEEMEEGYTQCSQFLYGVQEKMGIMNRGVVYGLWDYSSENPDELSFREGDCMTIIRREDEDEIEWWWARMADTEGYIPRNLLGLYPRIKPRQRTLA, encoded by the exons ATGTTCCTGACAGTATACCTCAGTAACAATGACCAGCATTTTACTGAGGTCCCCGTTACCCCAGAGACGCTGTGCCGGGATGTGGTGGAGTTGTGCAAGGAGCCGGGGGAGACGGACTGCCACCTGTCTGAGATGTGGCGTGGATCTG AGCGAGCCGTCGGTGACGGGGAGAGGAtgctggatgtgctgcagcGATGGGGACAACACAGGGCAGAGGTGCGCTTCTTCCTTCGTCACAATCGAGCTCCTAGCAGGGAATCAG GTGGGTCAAGAGGCTCAGAGCCGAAGAGGAATGGAGTAAAGGGTCCTCCAGACAGAAGAATGGAGAATGGG GTGGCGACACCCCGCATGGACATGACACTGGCTGAATTACAAGAGATGGCTGccagacaacagcagcaaatagAGGCTCAGCAACAGCTCCTTGCTTCCAAG GAGCAGCGGCTGCGCTACTTGAAGCAGCAGGAGCaacgtcagcagcagcaggcctcTGAGCAGGAGAAGCTGCAGCGCCTCCGAGAGAACATCGAGAACCAAGAAACTCGACTCAAGAAGGTCCGGGCCCTCAAGGGCCAGGTGGAGCAGAAGCGCCTCAGCAATGGCAAACTGG TGGAGGAAATAGAGCAGATGAACAACCTGttccagcagaagcagagagaacTAGTGATGGCTGCATCCAAGGTGGAGGAGCTCAACCGACAGCTGGAGTTGctcaaaaatggcaaaatggaCAACTTCCATGACACCCAGAGCTCTGTGGCTGAACTGGACCGCCTCTACAAGGAGCTACAG CTGAGGAACAAGCTCAACCAGGAACAGAACTCCAAGTTGCAGCAGCAAAGAGACAGCCTGAACAAGCGCAACCTGGAGGTGGCTTCCATGGACAAACGGATCAGTGAGCTCCGAGATCGGCTCTGGAAGAAGaaggcagcactgcagcagaagGAGAACTTGCCT aaTGGCTATCCTGGTAAAGAGAGGGCTTCAAAAGACACTCATCTTCAG CTCCCCTCCGATGGCCAAGCCGGACAGCAGTCAGGTCCGTCTCGTGTGGCAGCGGTCGGCCCATACATCCAGTCGTCCACCATGCCCAGGGGCGCAGTGAGGCACGACCTGCTTGTAAAACCAGCCTACCCAGACGGCACTGCCACCCTTCCAGCCCACGACCCACAGAGCAAGGCCGGCACAG GCCTTCAACCATCCAAGCTGGCAGACTGGGGCTCTTCAGGTCCAGAATCCAACACCAATGGTCATGGTCCAGCCTCAACACTGCCACGAATGACCTCTCAATCCAACTCTAACACAGAACAAG ATGAGACTGAGCTGAAGAGGGACAGGAAGGTGCGTCCATTTTCCATGTTTGAGCCAACAGAGGCTCCCACCACCTCCCTACGTAAAAACCAGAGCAGTGATGACCTGGTCAGGGATGCTCAG TCTGCTCCCAAGGCTCCAGTCAAGGTGCCTCCTCCTGTCCCCACCAAACCGAAAGGCCCTAATGTTGTGCCCTACAGCAAACAAGGCCTCAACACAGGCACCTTTCCTAAGGCCAAGCCCCACAGCCAGCAGCCCCAGGCCGCCCAGGGCCGCAGCCCTGTCCCACCCTCACAGAGCCAGACACTCCCCCTGCCCTCTAAGCAGGACACTCCACCTGCAGCCACGGTACGGCCCTTCACCCCAGAGCTGCCCTCCTCCAAAGACTCCAGTCTGACTAAGCCCCAGACCTTAGCGGCCAGCTCCATTTACTCCATGTACACGCAGCAGCCTGGCACAGCGAAACCCCTCCAACCTGGTGTGCAGGGCGCTCTCCACAGGTCTCAGAACCGCACCAATGGATTTGTCAGTG TGTACGGTAAACCAGTGATCCCAAGTGGCAGCTCCCTACATCCAGAGAACCCTTACCTGGACCGCCGCTCCCCTGCCCTAGAATGTGAGGTAGACCACAATGGAGCCAACAGCATGGGTCCCAGCCCGCCTGAGGGCCCCCAACCAGAAACTGAGCGCATCCCCAGGCCCCTCAGCCCTACCAAGCTGCTTCCCTTCATTTCCAACCCCTATAGGCATCAAAGTGATGGTGACCTGGAAGCACTAAGAAAGAAGCTCTACAACGCTCCAAGGCCCCTGAAGAAACGCAGCTCGATCACTGAACCAGAGGGTCCAGCAGGGCCCAACATTCAGAAACTCCTCTACCAGAAGACTACACTAGCAGCTATGGAGACCACTGTGACTACACCAACCACTCCCACCTATACTGGTGAAGCAGAGAAAGCAGCGGAGGGATCTGTGGTGCAACATGTTCCAAGCCCCGTGAGCGGTGCTGAAAACCACCCATCAGAGCCAGGACAGACTCTGGAGGGAGGACAGCTCCCATCTCACATCCCAGGTGCTAAAGTCCCCGTCCCAGCTCCCACTGAACAGACCAAACCACCTTCAGCCACCCCGGAGAGTGAGCACATtatcccccctcctccaccatccCACCCAGCCCCCAGGCCAGATGAAGCTCTTTTCCCGCCACCACCCCCTGCTGGCTTGGAGGATATAATGCCCAACCTGCCCCCTCCGCCTCCAGAAGGCTTCCTGGAAGAGTTCCCCCCCTACCCGCCACCCCCATACCCCAGTGGAGCAGAGCATGACAGCTTGGGAGAGGACACCTTTAACATGAAGGCACCTGAGGTCACGGGCCAGGTCACTCTGCCACCG GGAAAGAGGACCAACTTGCGCAAACCTGGCTCTGAACGCATCGATCACAGCATGAGAGTGAAGTTCAACCCACTGGCTCTGCTGCTAGACTCGTCTCTGGAGGGAGAGTTTGACCTGGTCCAGAGAATCATCTATGAA GTGGAGGATCCCAGTCAGCCCAATGATGAAGGCATCACTGCTCTGCACAATGCTGTCTGTGCTGGACACACAGAGATTGTCAAGTTTTTGGTCCAGTTTGGCGTCAATGTCAACGCTGCTGACAGTGATGGCTG gacacctcttcactgtgctgcATCCTGCAACAATGTGCAAGTGTGCAAGTTCCTGGTGGAGTCTGGCGCAGCAGTGTTTGCTATGACTTACAGCGACATGCAAACGGCTGCTGATAAAtgtgaagagatggaggagggctATACCCAGTGCTCCCAGTTCCTTTATG GTGTGCAAGAGAAGATGGGCATCATGAACAGGGGTGTGGTCTACGGTCTTTGGGACTACAGCAGCGAAAACCCTGACGAGTTGTCCTTCCGCGAGGGAGACTGCATGACCATCATCCGCAGAGAAGACGAGGACGAGATTGAATGGTGGTGGGCACGCATGGCCGACACAGAGGGTTACATTCCCCGCAACCTCCTTGGG CTCTACCCGAGAATAAAGCCAAGACAGAGAACCCTGGCTTAA
- the tp53bp2a gene encoding apoptosis-stimulating of p53 protein 2a isoform X6 translates to MRYEAKMMPMFLTVYLSNNDQHFTEVPVTPETLCRDVVELCKEPGETDCHLSEMWRGSERAVGDGERMLDVLQRWGQHRAEVRFFLRHNRAPSRESGGSRGSEPKRNGVKGPPDRRMENGVATPRMDMTLAELQEMAARQQQQIEAQQQLLASKEQRLRYLKQQEQRQQQQASEQEKLQRLRENIENQETRLKKVRALKGQVEQKRLSNGKLVEEIEQMNNLFQQKQRELVMAASKVEELNRQLELLKNGKMDNFHDTQSSVAELDRLYKELQLRNKLNQEQNSKLQQQRDSLNKRNLEVASMDKRISELRDRLWKKKAALQQKENLPLPSDGQAGQQSGPSRVAAVGPYIQSSTMPRGAVRHDLLVKPAYPDGTATLPAHDPQSKAGTGLQPSKLADWGSSGPESNTNGHGPASTLPRMTSQSNSNTEQDETELKRDRKVRPFSMFEPTEAPTTSLRKNQSSDDLVRDAQSAPKAPVKVPPPVPTKPKGPNVVPYSKQGLNTGTFPKAKPHSQQPQAAQGRSPVPPSQSQTLPLPSKQDTPPAATVRPFTPELPSSKDSSLTKPQTLAASSIYSMYTQQPGTAKPLQPGVQGALHRSQNRTNGFVSVYGKPVIPSGSSLHPENPYLDRRSPALECEVDHNGANSMGPSPPEGPQPETERIPRPLSPTKLLPFISNPYRHQSDGDLEALRKKLYNAPRPLKKRSSITEPEGPAGPNIQKLLYQKTTLAAMETTVTTPTTPTYTGEAEKAAEGSVVQHVPSPVSGAENHPSEPGQTLEGGQLPSHIPGAKVPVPAPTEQTKPPSATPESEHIIPPPPPSHPAPRPDEALFPPPPPAGLEDIMPNLPPPPPEGFLEEFPPYPPPPYPSGAEHDSLGEDTFNMKAPEVTGQVTLPPGKRTNLRKPGSERIDHSMRVKFNPLALLLDSSLEGEFDLVQRIIYEVEDPSQPNDEGITALHNAVCAGHTEIVKFLVQFGVNVNAADSDGWTPLHCAASCNNVQVCKFLVESGAAVFAMTYSDMQTAADKCEEMEEGYTQCSQFLYGVQEKMGIMNRGVVYGLWDYSSENPDELSFREGDCMTIIRREDEDEIEWWWARMADTEGYIPRNLLGLYPRIKPRQRTLA, encoded by the exons ATGTTCCTGACAGTATACCTCAGTAACAATGACCAGCATTTTACTGAGGTCCCCGTTACCCCAGAGACGCTGTGCCGGGATGTGGTGGAGTTGTGCAAGGAGCCGGGGGAGACGGACTGCCACCTGTCTGAGATGTGGCGTGGATCTG AGCGAGCCGTCGGTGACGGGGAGAGGAtgctggatgtgctgcagcGATGGGGACAACACAGGGCAGAGGTGCGCTTCTTCCTTCGTCACAATCGAGCTCCTAGCAGGGAATCAG GTGGGTCAAGAGGCTCAGAGCCGAAGAGGAATGGAGTAAAGGGTCCTCCAGACAGAAGAATGGAGAATGGG GTGGCGACACCCCGCATGGACATGACACTGGCTGAATTACAAGAGATGGCTGccagacaacagcagcaaatagAGGCTCAGCAACAGCTCCTTGCTTCCAAG GAGCAGCGGCTGCGCTACTTGAAGCAGCAGGAGCaacgtcagcagcagcaggcctcTGAGCAGGAGAAGCTGCAGCGCCTCCGAGAGAACATCGAGAACCAAGAAACTCGACTCAAGAAGGTCCGGGCCCTCAAGGGCCAGGTGGAGCAGAAGCGCCTCAGCAATGGCAAACTGG TGGAGGAAATAGAGCAGATGAACAACCTGttccagcagaagcagagagaacTAGTGATGGCTGCATCCAAGGTGGAGGAGCTCAACCGACAGCTGGAGTTGctcaaaaatggcaaaatggaCAACTTCCATGACACCCAGAGCTCTGTGGCTGAACTGGACCGCCTCTACAAGGAGCTACAG CTGAGGAACAAGCTCAACCAGGAACAGAACTCCAAGTTGCAGCAGCAAAGAGACAGCCTGAACAAGCGCAACCTGGAGGTGGCTTCCATGGACAAACGGATCAGTGAGCTCCGAGATCGGCTCTGGAAGAAGaaggcagcactgcagcagaagGAGAACTTGCCT CTCCCCTCCGATGGCCAAGCCGGACAGCAGTCAGGTCCGTCTCGTGTGGCAGCGGTCGGCCCATACATCCAGTCGTCCACCATGCCCAGGGGCGCAGTGAGGCACGACCTGCTTGTAAAACCAGCCTACCCAGACGGCACTGCCACCCTTCCAGCCCACGACCCACAGAGCAAGGCCGGCACAG GCCTTCAACCATCCAAGCTGGCAGACTGGGGCTCTTCAGGTCCAGAATCCAACACCAATGGTCATGGTCCAGCCTCAACACTGCCACGAATGACCTCTCAATCCAACTCTAACACAGAACAAG ATGAGACTGAGCTGAAGAGGGACAGGAAGGTGCGTCCATTTTCCATGTTTGAGCCAACAGAGGCTCCCACCACCTCCCTACGTAAAAACCAGAGCAGTGATGACCTGGTCAGGGATGCTCAG TCTGCTCCCAAGGCTCCAGTCAAGGTGCCTCCTCCTGTCCCCACCAAACCGAAAGGCCCTAATGTTGTGCCCTACAGCAAACAAGGCCTCAACACAGGCACCTTTCCTAAGGCCAAGCCCCACAGCCAGCAGCCCCAGGCCGCCCAGGGCCGCAGCCCTGTCCCACCCTCACAGAGCCAGACACTCCCCCTGCCCTCTAAGCAGGACACTCCACCTGCAGCCACGGTACGGCCCTTCACCCCAGAGCTGCCCTCCTCCAAAGACTCCAGTCTGACTAAGCCCCAGACCTTAGCGGCCAGCTCCATTTACTCCATGTACACGCAGCAGCCTGGCACAGCGAAACCCCTCCAACCTGGTGTGCAGGGCGCTCTCCACAGGTCTCAGAACCGCACCAATGGATTTGTCAGTG TGTACGGTAAACCAGTGATCCCAAGTGGCAGCTCCCTACATCCAGAGAACCCTTACCTGGACCGCCGCTCCCCTGCCCTAGAATGTGAGGTAGACCACAATGGAGCCAACAGCATGGGTCCCAGCCCGCCTGAGGGCCCCCAACCAGAAACTGAGCGCATCCCCAGGCCCCTCAGCCCTACCAAGCTGCTTCCCTTCATTTCCAACCCCTATAGGCATCAAAGTGATGGTGACCTGGAAGCACTAAGAAAGAAGCTCTACAACGCTCCAAGGCCCCTGAAGAAACGCAGCTCGATCACTGAACCAGAGGGTCCAGCAGGGCCCAACATTCAGAAACTCCTCTACCAGAAGACTACACTAGCAGCTATGGAGACCACTGTGACTACACCAACCACTCCCACCTATACTGGTGAAGCAGAGAAAGCAGCGGAGGGATCTGTGGTGCAACATGTTCCAAGCCCCGTGAGCGGTGCTGAAAACCACCCATCAGAGCCAGGACAGACTCTGGAGGGAGGACAGCTCCCATCTCACATCCCAGGTGCTAAAGTCCCCGTCCCAGCTCCCACTGAACAGACCAAACCACCTTCAGCCACCCCGGAGAGTGAGCACATtatcccccctcctccaccatccCACCCAGCCCCCAGGCCAGATGAAGCTCTTTTCCCGCCACCACCCCCTGCTGGCTTGGAGGATATAATGCCCAACCTGCCCCCTCCGCCTCCAGAAGGCTTCCTGGAAGAGTTCCCCCCCTACCCGCCACCCCCATACCCCAGTGGAGCAGAGCATGACAGCTTGGGAGAGGACACCTTTAACATGAAGGCACCTGAGGTCACGGGCCAGGTCACTCTGCCACCG GGAAAGAGGACCAACTTGCGCAAACCTGGCTCTGAACGCATCGATCACAGCATGAGAGTGAAGTTCAACCCACTGGCTCTGCTGCTAGACTCGTCTCTGGAGGGAGAGTTTGACCTGGTCCAGAGAATCATCTATGAA GTGGAGGATCCCAGTCAGCCCAATGATGAAGGCATCACTGCTCTGCACAATGCTGTCTGTGCTGGACACACAGAGATTGTCAAGTTTTTGGTCCAGTTTGGCGTCAATGTCAACGCTGCTGACAGTGATGGCTG gacacctcttcactgtgctgcATCCTGCAACAATGTGCAAGTGTGCAAGTTCCTGGTGGAGTCTGGCGCAGCAGTGTTTGCTATGACTTACAGCGACATGCAAACGGCTGCTGATAAAtgtgaagagatggaggagggctATACCCAGTGCTCCCAGTTCCTTTATG GTGTGCAAGAGAAGATGGGCATCATGAACAGGGGTGTGGTCTACGGTCTTTGGGACTACAGCAGCGAAAACCCTGACGAGTTGTCCTTCCGCGAGGGAGACTGCATGACCATCATCCGCAGAGAAGACGAGGACGAGATTGAATGGTGGTGGGCACGCATGGCCGACACAGAGGGTTACATTCCCCGCAACCTCCTTGGG CTCTACCCGAGAATAAAGCCAAGACAGAGAACCCTGGCTTAA